The proteins below come from a single Streptomyces sp. M92 genomic window:
- a CDS encoding Uma2 family endonuclease, with product MSAARDYGLDDDYQWPRPPEGGWTADDLDELPNLPPHTELIDGSLVFVSPQTAFHMRTIRLLDRALIDQAPDEFEIYRGFTVTLNDRNRPEPDVLVARAGADLGPKETRLLHRDVLLAAEVVSEDSVDRDRETKPRKYAAAGITHYWRVEESNGLPVVYVYELESMTKSYVPTGIFHNRLKLTVPFPIDIDLTAVHRRR from the coding sequence ATGAGCGCCGCACGCGACTACGGGCTGGACGACGACTACCAGTGGCCCCGTCCGCCGGAGGGCGGCTGGACGGCGGACGACCTCGACGAGCTTCCCAACCTGCCTCCGCACACGGAGCTGATCGACGGGAGCCTTGTCTTCGTGAGTCCGCAGACCGCATTTCACATGCGTACGATCCGCTTGTTGGACCGTGCCCTCATTGACCAGGCACCGGATGAATTCGAGATCTACCGCGGGTTCACTGTGACACTCAACGACCGGAACCGTCCGGAACCCGACGTACTGGTGGCCCGCGCGGGTGCGGACTTGGGACCGAAGGAGACCCGGCTTCTGCACCGCGACGTCCTTCTGGCGGCCGAGGTGGTCTCCGAGGACTCGGTTGACAGGGATCGTGAGACCAAGCCCCGCAAGTACGCCGCTGCGGGCATCACGCACTACTGGCGGGTCGAGGAGAGCAACGGGCTTCCCGTCGTCTACGTCTATGAACTGGAGTCGATGACCAAGTCCTACGTGCCCACAGGCATCTTCCACAACCGCCTCAAACTCACCGTCCCCTTCCCCATCGACATCGACCTCACCGCGGTCCACCGCCGCCGCTAG
- a CDS encoding DUF3291 domain-containing protein → MTEAVAYELAQVNIARLKAPLDTPQLKDFVDSLDPVNADADAADGFVWRLQSEEGDATGIAVFDDSWLIINMSVWRDANALTAFMCQGRHREMLARRREWFERVAEAMATLWWVPTGHRPTVAEAEERLLHLRAHGPTPYAFTLRTSFPAGASVPVAGEVPAGLGCSV, encoded by the coding sequence ATGACTGAAGCCGTCGCGTACGAACTCGCCCAGGTCAACATCGCCCGCCTCAAGGCCCCCCTCGACACGCCCCAGTTGAAGGACTTCGTGGACTCGCTCGACCCGGTGAACGCCGACGCGGACGCGGCGGACGGGTTCGTGTGGCGATTGCAGAGCGAGGAGGGGGACGCGACCGGCATCGCGGTCTTCGACGACTCCTGGCTGATCATCAACATGTCGGTGTGGCGGGACGCGAACGCACTGACGGCGTTCATGTGCCAGGGCCGGCACCGGGAGATGCTCGCTCGGCGCAGGGAGTGGTTCGAACGGGTCGCGGAGGCGATGGCGACCCTGTGGTGGGTCCCGACGGGACACCGGCCGACGGTCGCGGAGGCGGAGGAGCGGCTGCTCCACCTGCGGGCGCACGGGCCGACGCCGTACGCGTTCACGTTGCGGACGTCGTTCCCGGCGGGGGCGTCGGTGCCGGTCGCGGGTGAGGTGCCGGCCGGGTTGGGGTGCTCGGTCTAG